One genomic segment of bacterium includes these proteins:
- a CDS encoding chromate resistance protein ChrB domain-containing protein, translating into SRCPAMKWITRKNANVDRIACPWLIRKFVDKDPVFIYVPADEVLAAAEREKAIPYDVTGVELGHVDGRCSFESIMAKYNLTDPALRKLAKIVHGADVAADINIIPEASGLKAIAHGFALVHGDNDHEKIRLETPVYDALYAWCRQEVSGGR; encoded by the coding sequence TCGAGGTGTCCGGCGATGAAATGGATCACGCGGAAGAACGCGAACGTGGACCGGATCGCCTGCCCCTGGCTGATCCGGAAGTTTGTCGACAAGGATCCCGTGTTCATCTACGTGCCCGCGGACGAAGTGCTGGCCGCGGCCGAGCGGGAAAAGGCGATCCCCTACGACGTCACGGGCGTCGAACTCGGCCACGTAGACGGCCGGTGCAGTTTCGAGTCGATCATGGCCAAGTACAATCTGACCGACCCGGCCCTCCGGAAGTTGGCCAAAATCGTCCACGGCGCCGACGTCGCCGCGGACATCAACATCATCCCAGAGGCGTCCGGCCTCAAAGCCATCGCGCACGGCTTTGCGCTGGTGCACGGCGACAACGACCACGAGAAGATCCGGCTGGAGACCCCGGTGTACGACGCGCTGTACGCGTGGTGCCGGCAGGAAGTCTCGGGGGGGCGGTAG